The Drosophila teissieri strain GT53w chromosome X, Prin_Dtei_1.1, whole genome shotgun sequence genome has a segment encoding these proteins:
- the LOC122624295 gene encoding LOW QUALITY PROTEIN: uncharacterized protein LOC122624295 (The sequence of the model RefSeq protein was modified relative to this genomic sequence to represent the inferred CDS: inserted 1 base in 1 codon): protein MQISSLCSTQSSCKGWGLECSWQRKTQTVSTSEMETRGPAAGRISSSSALPSRARCKEANRKXFGSFLSCDTHILKLDHIFEDCQRQQFHKMSHGERKGRLNVVKFLELGFAVACLVLHFYSFNDRDIMTSFLATGTFTGYIIVVIGVFAGVLMRAPIHKRIDIFFSVLGCTLFVASGVFIIEAWEFSFRTRTRDLALIKASLSIVNGVLFGFDAVFTFRDK, encoded by the exons ATGCAGATATCGTCGTTATGCTCCACTCAATCAAGCTGCAAGGGATGGGGGCTCGAGTGCAGCTGGCAGCGGAAAACGCAGACGGTGTCCACTTCAGAGATGGAAACGAGAGGCCCGGCCGCTGGACG AATCAGTTCGTCCAGCGCTCTGCCGTCGCGAGCACGCTGCAAAGAGGCCAATCGGA AATTCGGAAGTTTCTTGAGTTGCGATACCCACATTCTCAAACTGGACCACATTTTCGAGGACTGTCAGCGGCAGCAATTTCACAAAATGTCTCACGGCGAGCGAAAAGGCCGCCTCAATGTGGTCAAGTTTCTGGAACTG GGTTTTGCGGTAGCGTGTCTAGTGCTCCACTTCTACAGCTTCAACGATCGCGATATAATGACCTCGTTCCTGGCCACCGGCACCTTCACGGGCTACATCATAGTGGTCATCGGGGTCTTCGCAG GTGTTCTGATGCGGGCACCCATACACAAGCGCATCGATATATTCTTCAGCGTCCTGGGCTGCACCTTGTTCGTGGCCAGCGGGGTGTTCATCATAGAGGCCTGGGAGTTCTCCTTCCGCACCCGAACTCGGGATCTCGCGCTCATCAAGGCCTCGCTGTCCATCGTCAATGGGGTGCTGTTCGGATTCGATGCGGTGTTCACATTTCGCGACAAGTGA